Proteins from a single region of Bdellovibrio bacteriovorus HD100:
- a CDS encoding NHL repeat-containing protein yields MLKKVTTFAALVSSLLLSMNALGFGGGFWQKRHVGLQLLAGQFDASAMINGPLSIARFREPRDAVVNAAGDIFIVDSNASVIRKISNGVVSTFAGKFGVFDHADGTGDSARFDYPTGITIDGSGNLFVTEGNNHTIRKITPAAVVTTVAGSPGNAGTADGTGSAARFNNPEDITLAADGNFYITDKNNNMIRKMTPAGVVTTFAGDGTYGCTDGTGAAAHFNYPTGIVGDSAGNLFVVCSSCSTIRKITPAGVVTTFAGQAYTTGAVDGTGTAARFSWPVGITIDSSDNLYVADYSNSAIRKVTSSAVVSNFAGSYGDYGAVDGTGTAARFAGPAGVGIDASGNLFVTDSDNASIRKVTPARVVTLVAGSLAGDSDGSADGTGTAASFHSPEGVAADPAGNLYVADTMNRTIRKITPSGNVTTIAGSPGQIGSADGTGAAARFSYPTKLTVAEDGNIYVADEYRIRKLTPGGVVTSLAGDYDNSGSADGTGTSARFGGVAGIASDGAGSLYVSDSGNYTVRKVTLAGVVTTLAGQVGIQGSDDGTGTGATFSRVAGITVTPSGNIFVADTDNNVIRKITVAGVVTTFAGAAGQGGNDDGMGSNARFSQPHFVATDSSGNLYVAEWGEATIRKITSGAVVTTIAGVLSTSPGYTGSLSNGVKQSEIGSAFSICVSGRRIIFVGENIVKWVPRP; encoded by the coding sequence ATGCTAAAAAAAGTTACGACATTCGCAGCTCTTGTTTCTTCGTTGCTGCTGTCAATGAACGCTCTCGGATTCGGTGGTGGTTTCTGGCAGAAAAGACATGTGGGGTTGCAGCTCCTGGCTGGTCAGTTCGATGCCTCGGCGATGATCAATGGACCGCTGAGCATCGCTCGATTCAGGGAACCTCGTGATGCGGTTGTCAATGCGGCTGGAGATATCTTTATCGTGGACAGCAACGCCTCTGTCATTCGCAAGATTTCCAATGGCGTTGTTTCAACCTTTGCCGGGAAATTTGGTGTTTTCGACCATGCGGATGGAACGGGTGACAGTGCCCGGTTTGACTACCCGACAGGGATCACCATCGATGGCAGTGGAAATCTTTTTGTTACGGAAGGAAACAACCACACCATTCGCAAAATCACTCCGGCAGCTGTCGTGACGACGGTGGCGGGGTCACCCGGGAACGCCGGCACGGCTGATGGAACCGGATCTGCGGCAAGATTCAACAATCCCGAAGACATCACCTTGGCTGCAGATGGCAACTTTTATATCACTGATAAAAATAACAACATGATCCGCAAAATGACGCCAGCCGGGGTTGTGACGACTTTTGCCGGTGACGGCACCTATGGTTGTACTGACGGAACGGGTGCTGCCGCACATTTTAATTACCCCACCGGTATTGTGGGAGACTCGGCGGGGAATCTTTTTGTAGTGTGTTCAAGCTGCAGTACGATTCGTAAAATCACACCGGCCGGGGTTGTGACGACCTTTGCGGGACAGGCCTATACCACGGGTGCAGTGGACGGAACCGGCACCGCAGCCCGGTTTAGTTGGCCCGTCGGAATCACCATCGACAGTTCTGACAACCTGTATGTGGCGGACTACAGTAATTCAGCAATTAGAAAAGTGACATCCTCGGCCGTGGTCAGTAACTTTGCAGGATCCTATGGTGATTATGGTGCGGTGGATGGCACAGGGACCGCGGCGCGATTTGCCGGGCCGGCGGGTGTAGGTATTGATGCGTCCGGGAATTTGTTTGTCACCGATTCTGACAATGCGTCGATTCGCAAGGTCACACCTGCGCGAGTTGTTACCCTGGTGGCAGGATCATTGGCTGGGGACAGTGATGGGTCGGCGGATGGGACGGGGACTGCGGCTTCCTTCCATAGCCCCGAAGGAGTTGCGGCCGATCCAGCCGGCAATCTCTATGTTGCTGATACAATGAATAGAACGATTCGAAAAATCACACCCTCTGGGAATGTAACTACGATAGCCGGAAGTCCTGGTCAGATTGGGTCTGCGGATGGAACCGGGGCGGCGGCCCGCTTCTCGTACCCCACGAAGCTGACGGTGGCGGAGGACGGCAATATCTACGTAGCCGATGAGTATCGAATCAGAAAGCTCACCCCGGGTGGCGTGGTGACATCGTTGGCGGGGGACTACGACAACTCCGGTTCCGCCGATGGGACGGGGACATCGGCTCGTTTTGGCGGAGTCGCCGGCATCGCCAGCGATGGGGCTGGAAGTCTTTATGTTTCTGATTCCGGAAATTACACAGTCAGAAAAGTGACCTTGGCTGGTGTCGTGACAACTTTGGCAGGGCAAGTGGGCATTCAGGGAAGTGATGATGGAACCGGAACTGGCGCGACCTTTTCCCGCGTGGCGGGCATCACCGTCACTCCGTCGGGGAATATTTTTGTGGCGGACACTGACAATAACGTCATTCGTAAAATCACCGTCGCCGGAGTCGTGACCACTTTCGCCGGGGCTGCCGGTCAGGGCGGAAATGATGACGGCATGGGAAGCAATGCCCGCTTTTCTCAACCGCATTTTGTCGCGACGGATTCTTCAGGGAATCTCTATGTTGCCGAGTGGGGAGAAGCCACAATTCGCAAGATCACCTCAGGTGCGGTCGTCACCACGATTGCCGGGGTGCTTAGTACAAGTCCCGGTTATACGGGGTCCCTTTCAAATGGAGTTAAGCAGTCTGAGATTGGCAGCGCTTTCAGTATTTGTGTGTCAGGGCGAAGAATTATTTTTGTTGGCGAGAATATCGTGAAATGGGTCCCGCGTCCTTAG
- a CDS encoding substrate-binding periplasmic protein: MQFRETLLLISVSLFCLPTLASSPLTTVIGENMSAPWYFADSGTSPKGITADYVRALANELGRKIDILVLPKFRIREYSQKNKIDLNCYTSREWAQVREADVFWSEPLFTSKNLIVSNTAAVKSLDQLKKQRIGTVLKYRYPALQDSFSAGTFLRDDSPNEDANLQKLDASRFNYAVVEEIHLAYYLKRHKSSKIQRRGLVIEEIPVRCWLRRDSPLKISELNRAIAQMKTNGTMEKIFKKYR; the protein is encoded by the coding sequence GTGCAATTCCGGGAAACACTTCTTCTTATTTCAGTCTCTCTCTTTTGTCTGCCGACACTGGCCTCGTCGCCTTTAACAACTGTGATAGGCGAAAATATGTCGGCCCCCTGGTACTTTGCGGATTCCGGGACGTCTCCAAAGGGGATCACCGCTGACTATGTGCGCGCCCTCGCGAACGAACTGGGCCGCAAAATTGACATTCTTGTTCTGCCCAAATTCCGCATTCGCGAGTATTCGCAAAAAAACAAAATTGATCTGAACTGCTATACATCCCGCGAATGGGCCCAGGTCCGCGAGGCTGACGTTTTTTGGTCGGAGCCTCTTTTCACTTCAAAGAATTTGATTGTTTCTAACACCGCTGCCGTAAAATCGCTGGATCAACTGAAAAAACAGCGGATCGGCACGGTCTTGAAATACCGATACCCAGCCCTGCAAGACAGTTTCAGTGCAGGGACATTCCTACGGGATGATTCCCCTAATGAAGATGCCAATCTGCAAAAGCTGGATGCTTCGCGCTTTAACTATGCGGTGGTTGAAGAGATACATTTGGCTTATTATCTTAAGCGCCACAAAAGTTCAAAGATCCAAAGACGTGGACTTGTCATCGAGGAAATCCCTGTGCGCTGCTGGCTGCGCCGCGACTCTCCTCTGAAGATTTCTGAACTGAATCGTGCGATTGCCCAGATGAAGACCAACGGCACGATGGAGAAGATTTTTAAAAAATACAGATAG
- a CDS encoding KH domain-containing protein: MSLPKVITRSASSSESSVDTPLCPMKLNEERENGRKLILGLLTELVSDSSSLSINVEVGERTTVYHVGCKKECIGQILGSKGRNIGAIRTLISSISARKGFRAIVEVPYFSD; this comes from the coding sequence ATGAGTTTGCCTAAGGTAATTACAAGATCTGCCTCGTCGTCTGAATCCAGCGTAGACACGCCCCTCTGCCCAATGAAGTTGAATGAAGAGCGGGAAAACGGGCGCAAACTGATTTTGGGGTTACTGACGGAGCTGGTCAGTGACAGTTCAAGCCTGTCCATCAATGTCGAGGTCGGTGAACGCACCACAGTTTATCACGTCGGCTGCAAAAAAGAATGCATTGGACAAATTTTGGGATCCAAAGGAAGGAATATCGGCGCCATCCGAACCCTTATTTCTTCCATTTCAGCTCGGAAAGGATTCCGCGCAATAGTTGAAGTTCCTTATTTTAGTGACTAA